A DNA window from Brassica napus cultivar Da-Ae chromosome C1, Da-Ae, whole genome shotgun sequence contains the following coding sequences:
- the LOC106430395 gene encoding napin-like: MANKLFLVSATLALFFLLTNASIYRTVVEVEEDDATNPAGPFRIPKCRKEFQQAQHLRACQQWLHKQAMQSGSGPSWTLDGEFDFEDDMENPQSPQQRPPLLQQCCNELHQEEPLCVCPTLKGASKAVKQQVRQQQGQQGQQLQQVISRIYQTATHLPKVCNIPQVSVCPFQKTMPGPSY, encoded by the coding sequence ATGGCCAACAAGCTCTTTCTCGTCTCGGCGACTCTCGccctcttcttccttctcaCCAATGCCTCCATCTACCGAACGGTCGTAGAAGTCGAGGAAGATGATGCCACAAACCCAGCCGGTCCATTTAGGATTCCGAAATGTAGGAAGGAGTTTCAGCAAGCACAACACCTAAGAGCTTGCCAGCAATGGCTCCACAAGCAGGCAATGCAGTCCGGTAGTGGTCCAAGCTGGACCCTCGATGGTGAGTTTGATTTTGAAGACGACATGGAGAACCCTCAGAGCCCACAGCAGAGGCCACCGCTACTCCAGCAGTGCTGCAACGAGCTCCACCAGGAAGAGCCACTTTGTGTTTGCCCAACCTTGAAAGGAGCATCCAAAGCCGTTAAACAACAGGTTCGACAACAGCAAGGACAGCAGGGACAGCAGCTGCAGCAAGTAATTAGCCGTATCTACCAGACTGCTACGCACTTACCTAAAGTTTGCAACATCCCTCAAGTTAGCGTTTGTCCCTTCCAGAAGACCATGCCTGGACCCTCCTACTAG
- the LOC125580745 gene encoding uncharacterized protein LOC125580745, which translates to MFRRSFRMNKPLFMRIVDRLSAEIPYFQQRRDATGRFSHSPLQKATAAIRIMAYGCPADVVDEYLRLGETTALLCLKHFVQRIINLFGDEYLRRPTPEDLQRLLDIGEIRGFPEMIGSIDCMHWEWKNCPTAWKGQYTRGSGKPTIVLEAVASQDLWICHAFFGPPGTLNDINVLDRSPVFDGILQSRAPKVNYIVNGHEYHLAYYLTDDIYPKWVTFVQSIPLPQGLKASLFATHQEAVCKDVERAFWVLQARFAIVKNPALLWDKIKIGKIMRACIILHNMIVEDERDEYTQFDVSVFAQPESNRSSQVDFTYSTDMPSKLGNMMSIRNRVRDNTIHQQLKADLVEHI; encoded by the coding sequence ATGTTTCGACGCagttttagaatgaacaagcccttgttcatgcgtattgttgatcgactctccgcTGAAATCCCATActttcaacaaagaagagatgctaCGGGAAGGTTTAGTCACTCTCCATTACAAAAGGCAACGGCAGCAATTCGTATAATGGCATATGGTTGCCCAGCTGATGtggtcgacgaatacctccgactTGGTGAGACCACCGCGCTTTTATGCTTGAAACATTTTGTTCAACGAATCATAAATttatttggagatgagtatctaagaagacccacgccagaagatcttcaacgactactcgatattggagagatacGCGGATTTCCCgagatgataggaagcatcgattgtatgcattgggagtggaagaattgtccgaCCGCATGGAAAGGTCAATATACACGTGGATCAGGAAAGCCAACTATTGTTTTAGAGGCtgtagcttcacaagatctCTGGATATGTCATGCGTTTTTCGGACCTCCAGGTACattaaacgatattaatgttcttgatcgaTCACCGGTTTTTGATGGTATATTACAAAGTCGAGCTCCAAAAGTTAATTACATTGTCAACGGACATGAGtaccatttggcttactatctcacagatgatatttatccaaaatgggTTACTTTTGTCCAATCTATTCCACTCCCGCAAGGTCTGAAAGCATCCTTATTCGCTACACATCAAGAAGCTGtatgtaaagatgtcgagcgtgctttttgGGTCTTacaagctcgatttgccataGTAAAAAATCCAGCTCTTTTGtgggataaaataaaaattggaaagataatgagagcatgtatcattctACATAATATGAtcgtagaagacgaacgagatgagTACACTCAGTTTGATGTATCAGTTTTCGCACAACCAGAATCAAACCGAAGTTCACAAGTGGATttcacgtattctacagatatgcCTTCAAAACTCGGCAATATGATGAGCATTCGGAATCGAGTTCGTGATAATACAATACATCAACAATTGAAAGCGGATTTGGTTGAGCATATATGA